The Thunnus maccoyii chromosome 9, fThuMac1.1, whole genome shotgun sequence genome includes a region encoding these proteins:
- the LOC121904088 gene encoding protease-associated domain-containing protein 1-like, with protein MAKVVLSTALVLYLWSVFMQFSRMSGLGVNELLYFRVISPEEIGYIFSAAPAKDFGGDFTSSYDEIFLVPADPADGCSDLKDREIIQGQVILVERGGCSFVQKARHVEEAGGKAVLIADNAVDNDSQYLDMITDGSTAKPSIPALFLLGRDGMMIKRSLQRQALPWAVISIPVNVSSLASFPLKQPPWTLW; from the exons ATGGCAAAGGTTGTTCTGTCAACAGCTTTAGTTTTATACCTCTGGAGTGTTTTCATGCAGTTCAGTCGCATGTCAG GTCTTGGGGTTAATGAATTGCTGTATTTCCGGGTCATCAGTCCAGAGGAGATAGGGTACATCTTCAGTGCAGCGCCTGCTAAAGACTTTGGAGGAGACTTT ACATCATCGTATGATGAGATTTTCCTGGTGCCAGCGGACCCAGCAGATGGCTGCTCAGACCTGAAGGACAGAGAAATCATCCAGGGACAAGTCATTCTGGTGGAGAGGGG AGGTTGTTCCTTTGTACAAAAGGCCCGACATGTGGAGGAAGCAGGAGGCAAAGCTGTTCTGATTGCTGATAATGCGGTGGATAATGACAGTCAGTACCTTGATATGATCACTGATGGAAGCACTGCTAAACCAAGCATACCTGCTTTATTCCTGCTGGGACGTGACGG GATGATGATCAAACGATCTCTTCAAAGACAAGCACTGCCGTGGGCTGTCATTTCCATTCCTGTTAATGTTTCCTCTTTGGCCTCCTTCCCACTCAAGCAGCCCCCATGGACACTGTGGTAG
- the LOC121904494 gene encoding olfactory receptor 4K3-like: MGSGLSSSYMNTLNSSCITETMLHSNITDSVTGGLNLSVDFDSPVDYLIFIFQFLFATTAVLVAGPVVITILVTRALRLQNRFIFMLNTSICDTLVGFSVYYVGLFDVQEGYPSRNGTYNMLPSLLGVNIMTFLFAQFDRYFAVCHPFIYTRFITRRVVISANVYCWFHVYFQSIITNFLPLSKAIQLYVFSIVTLQVIVFTKVVMTIKLYVVARFQLERDPPSAEKESNKESLKIIIFVVISFLVLWCPSFVNIVLRLVIGRGLTFKNEATNLFAIMARFNAVCTPTVYLWGSPALREAMVRTVWGRVCPRCKRRIGSCPTKGNRKGRPMKIH, encoded by the exons ATGGGCAGTGGCTTATCAAGCAGCTATATGAATACATTGAATTCAAGCTGCATTACTGAGACGATGCTCCACTCCAACATCACAGACTCTGTGACTGGAGGACTGAATCTCTCGGTGGACTTCGACAGTCCTGTCGACtatctcatttttattttccaattttTATTCGCTACGACTGCTGTTCTCGTAGCCGGACCTGTAGTCATCACCATCTTAGTCACCAGAGCGCTCCGCCTTCAGAATAGGTTTATATTCATGCTGAACACCAGTATCTGTGATACGCTGGTTGGGTTTTCAGTGTATTATGTTGGTCTGTTTGATGTTCAGGAGGGATACCCGTCTAGAAATGGAACTTATAATATGTTACCTTCACTTCTAGGGGTAaacataatgacatttttatttgcacagtttGACCGCTATTTTGCAGTTTGTCATCCTTTCATCTACACGCGCTTTATAACCCGGCGGGTGGTTATCTCTGCAAATGTTTATTGCTGGTTTCATGTCTATTTTCAGTCGATCATTACTAATTTCTTGCCACTTTCCAAAGCGATACAGCTGTATGTTTTCAGTATTGTAACCTTACAAGTCATTGTGTTCACCAAAGTGGTCATGACTATCAAACTGTATGTTGTTGCCAGATTCCAGCTTGAAAGAGACCCTCCCAGCGCGGAGAAAGAAAGCAACAAGGaatcactgaaaataatcatttttgttgTCATAAGTttcttggtgttgtggtgcccTTCTTTTGTTAATATCGTCCTCAGACTGGTGATAGGAAGAGGGCTGACATTTAAGAATGAAGCCACTAATCTTTTCGCCATCATGGCTCGTTTCAACGCTGTGTGCACACCGACGGTGTATCTGTGGGGCAGTCCGGCTCTGAGAGAAGCCATGGTGAGGACAGTGTGGGGAAGAGTGTGCCCGAGATGCAAGAGGAG AATTGGCTCCTGTCCTACGAAGGGAAATAGAAAAGGAAGGCCGATGAAGATTCACTGA
- the LOC121904536 gene encoding olfactory receptor 4K3-like: MLHSNITDSVTGGLNLSVDFDSPVDYLIFIFQFLFATTAVLVAGPVVITILVTRALRLQNRFIFMLNTSICDTLVGFSVYYVGLFDVQEGYPSRNGTYNMLPSLLGVNIMTFLFAQFDRYFAVCHPFIYTRFITRRVVISANVYCWFHVYFQSIITNFLPLSKAIQLYVFSIVTLQVIVFTKVVMTIKLYVVARFQLERDPPSAEKESNKESLKIIIFVVISFLVLWCPSFVNIVLRLVIGRGLTFKNEATNLFAIMARFNAVCTPTVYLWGSPALREAMVRTVWGRVCPRCKRR, translated from the coding sequence ATGCTCCACTCCAACATCACAGACTCTGTGACTGGAGGACTGAATCTCTCGGTGGACTTCGACAGTCCTGTCGACtatctcatttttattttccaattttTATTCGCTACGACTGCTGTTCTCGTAGCCGGACCTGTAGTCATCACCATCTTAGTCACCAGAGCGCTCCGCCTTCAGAATAGGTTTATATTCATGCTGAACACCAGTATCTGTGATACGCTGGTTGGGTTTTCAGTGTATTATGTTGGTCTGTTTGATGTTCAGGAGGGATACCCGTCTAGAAATGGAACTTATAATATGTTACCTTCACTTCTAGGGGTAaacataatgacatttttatttgcacagtttGACCGCTATTTTGCAGTTTGTCATCCTTTCATCTACACGCGCTTTATAACCCGGCGGGTGGTTATCTCTGCAAATGTTTATTGCTGGTTTCATGTCTATTTTCAGTCGATCATTACTAATTTCTTGCCACTTTCCAAAGCGATACAGCTGTATGTTTTCAGTATTGTAACCTTACAAGTCATTGTGTTCACCAAAGTGGTCATGACTATCAAACTGTATGTTGTTGCCAGATTCCAGCTTGAAAGAGACCCTCCCAGCGCGGAGAAAGAAAGCAACAAGGAATctctgaaaataatcatttttgttgTCATAAGTttcttggtgttgtggtgcccTTCTTTTGTTAATATCGTCCTCAGACTGGTGATAGGAAGAGGGCTGACATTTAAGAATGAAGCCACTAATCTTTTCGCCATCATGGCTCGTTTCAACGCTGTGTGCACACCGACGGTGTACCTGTGGGGCAGTCCGGCTCTGAGAGAAGCCATGGTGAGGACAGTGTGGGGAAGAGTGTGCCCGAGATGCAAGAGGAGGTAA
- the LOC121904486 gene encoding olfactory receptor 4K3-like yields MGSGLSSSYMNTLNSSCITETMLHSNITDSVTGGLNLSVDFDSPVDYLIFIFQFLFATTAVLVAGPVVITILVTRALRLQNRFIFMLNTSICDTLVGFSVYYVGLFDVQEGYPSRNGTYNMLGSLLGVNIMTFLFAQFDRYFAVCHPFIYTRFITRRVVISANVYCWFHVYFQLIITNFLPLSKAIQLYVFSIVTLQVIVFTKVVMTIKLYVVARFQLERDPPSAEKESNKESLKIIIFVVISFLVLWCPSFVNIVLRLVIGRGLTFKNEATNLFAIMARFNAVCTPTVYLWGSPALREAMVRTVWGRVCPRCKRRIGSCPTKGNRKGRPMKIH; encoded by the exons ATGGGCAGTGGCTTATCAAGCAGCTATATGAATACATTGAATTCAAGCTGCATTACTGAGACGATGCTCCACTCCAACATCACAGACTCTGTGACTGGAGGACTGAATCTCTCGGTGGACTTCGACAGTCCTGTCGACtatctcatttttattttccaattttTATTCGCTACGACTGCTGTTCTCGTAGCCGGACCTGTAGTCATCACCATCTTAGTCACCAGAGCGCTCCGCCTTCAGAATAGGTTTATATTCATGCTGAACACCAGTATCTGTGATACGCTGGTTGGGTTTTCAGTGTATTATGTTGGTCTGTTTGATGTTCAGGAGGGATACCCGTCTAGAAATGGAACCTATAATATGTTAGGTTCACTTCTAGGGGTAaacataatgacatttttatttgcacagtttGACCGCTATTTTGCAGTTTGTCATCCTTTCATCTACACGCGCTTTATAACCCGGCGGGTGGTTATCTCTGCAAATGTTTATTGCTGGTTTCATGTCTATTTTCAGTTGATCATTACTAATTTCTTGCCACTTTCCAAAGCGATACAGCTGTATGTTTTCAGTATTGTAACCTTACAAGTCATTGTGTTCACCAAAGTGGTCATGACTATCAAACTGTATGTTGTTGCCAGATTCCAGCTTGAAAGAGACCCTCCCAGCGCGGAGAAAGAAAGCAACAAGGAATctctgaaaataatcatttttgttgTCATAAGTttcttggtgttgtggtgcccTTCTTTTGTTAATATCGTCCTCAGACTGGTGATAGGAAGAGGGCTGACATTTAAGAATGAAGCCACTAATCTTTTCGCCATCATGGCTCGTTTCAACGCTGTGTGCACACCGACGGTGTACCTGTGGGGCAGTCCGGCTCTGAGAGAAGCCATGGTGAGGACAGTGTGGGGAAGAGTGTGCCCGAGATGCAAGAGGAG AATTGGCTCCTGTCCTACGAAGGGAAATAGAAAAGGAAGGCCGATGAAGATTCACTGA
- the LOC121904443 gene encoding G-protein coupled receptor 183-like: MLLNATVPLSVDFSTPGDFLIFIFHILFATSAVLVAGSVIIGISFTRSLRVQNRFIFMLNTSISDTLTGFSVYYLGLFDVQEGYPSRNGTYYILPSFLGVNVLTFLFAQFDRYFAVCHPFFYNRYITRSFVIGICAFCWIYTYSILTVQNMVPISKAAQINAFGVMTLQIIVLVKVLMTIKLYIIAKSHLVREAPSAERDNKKESLRIIVFVVICFLALWCPSFVNIIVRQLTRKGLRFRNEATNLFAIMARLNALVTPALYIWGSPALRQAVWRTVWRWVCPRRTVRIGFNFDGVTSKL; the protein is encoded by the exons ATGCTCCTCAACGCCACCGTCCCTCTGTCGGTGGATTTCAGCACTCCGGGGGACtttctcatcttcatcttccatATTCTGTTCGCCACAAGCGCCGTGCTCGTCGCCGGCTCGGTGATCATCGGGATATCCTTCACCCGGTCTCTGCGAGTCCAGAACCGTTTCATATTCATGCTGAACACGAGCATCAGTGACACTCTGACCGGCTTTTCGGTCTATTACCTCGGCCTCTTTGACGTCCAAGAGGGCTATCCCTCAAGGAACGGGACATACTACATTTTACCCTCATTTCTAGGTGTCAATGTGTTAACCTTTCTCTTCGCTCAGTTTGATCGCTACTTCGCCGTGTGCCATCCATTCTTTTATAACCGTTACATCACAAGGTCTTTTGTCATTGGGATTTGCGCGTTTTGCTGGATTTACACATATTCTATCCTCACCGTGCAAAATATGGTGCCTATTTCAAAGGCGGCTCAAATAAACGCTTTTGGTGTAATGACTCTGCAGATTATAGTTCTCGTTAAAGTGTTGATGACGATTAAACTTTACATCATAGCCAAGAGCCACCTGGTGAGAGAGGCGCccagtgcagagagagacaacaaAAAGGAGTCGCTGCGCattattgtgtttgtggttaTATGCTTCTTGGCTCTGTGGTGTCCATCCTTTGTCAACATTATTGTCAGACAGTTGACTAGAAAGGGTCTGAGGTTTAGAAATGAAGCCACTAACCTGTTCGCCATCATGGCACGCCTGAACGCACTGGTCACCCCGGCTCTGTACATCTGGGGCAGCCCGGCGCTGCGCCAGGCCGTGTGGAGAACAGTGTGGCGGTGGGTCTGTCCCAGACGGACGGTGAG AATTGGTTTTAACTTCGATGGAGTGACAAGCAAATTATAG